One Salvia splendens isolate huo1 chromosome 12, SspV2, whole genome shotgun sequence genomic window carries:
- the LOC121758389 gene encoding universal stress protein PHOS34-like has translation MSSPPAAADPPKLHIQPVQVNTSSPRFPPPPATPNSIYASSSSPSLRRIAIAVDLSDESAFAVRWAADNYIRPGDTVILLHVRSTSVLYGADWGSSTPTSAGGGAGNPFTKSPAGGGGAASPPPPAEEVDRLTARKAGKLAQPLVEAHVPVKIHIVKDHDMKERLCLEVERLGLSAVIMGSRGIGAKARGQGDRRLGSVSDYCVQHCACPVVVVRYKARDGDEDEEREDEAYEFHDANDQLTK, from the coding sequence ATGTCTTCACCGCCGGCCGCCGCCGATCCCCCAAAACTCCACATCCAGCCCGTCCAAGTGAACACCTCCTCCCCTCGCTTCCCCCCTCCCCCGGCCACCCCCAACTCCATCtacgcctcctcctcctccccctccctcCGCCGCATCGCCATTGCCGTCGACCTCAGCGACGAGAGCGCCTTCGCCGTCCGGTGGGCCGCAGACAACTACATCCGCCCCGGCGACACCGTGATCCTCCTCCACGTCCGCTCCACCTCCGTCCTCTACGGCGCCGACTGGGGATCCTCCACCCCCACCAGCGCCGGCGGCGGCGCCGGAAACCCCTTCACGAAGTCGCCggcaggcggcggcggcgccgcgtcgccgccgcctccggcgGAGGAGGTTGACAGGCTCACGGCGAGGAAGGCAGGGAAGCTCGCTCAGCCGCTCGTGGAGGCGCACGTGCCGGTGAAGATCCACATTGTGAAGGATCACGACATGAAGGAGCGGCTGTGCCTCGAGGTGGAGCGGCTCGGGCTGAGCGCGGTGATCATGGGGAGCCGCGGGATTGGGGCGAAGGCGAGGGGGCAGGGGGACAGGAGGCTTGGGAGTGTGAGTGATTATTGTGTGCAGCATTGCGCGTGCCCCGTCGTGGTTGTGAGGTATAAGGCACGGGACGGGGACGAGGACGAGGAGAGAGAAGATGAGGCATATGAGTTCCATGATGCGAATGATCAACTCACCAAGTGA
- the LOC121759328 gene encoding T-complex protein 1 subunit zeta 1-like: MSLKVLNPNAEVVNKSHALHMNINAAKGLQDVLKTNLGPKGTIKMLVGGAGDIKLTKDGNTLLKEMQIQSPTAIMIARTAVAQDETSGDGTTSTVIFIGELMKQSERYIDEGMHPRVLVDGFEIAKRTTLQFLEKFKTPVVMGAEPDKEILKMVARTALRTKLYESLADQLTDIVVNAVLCIRKPEEPIDLFMVEIMHMRHKFDVDTRLVEGLVLDHGSRHPDMKRRAENCYILTCNVSLEYEKSEVNAGFFYSSAEQREAMVAAERRSVDERVQKIIDLKNKVCADNDSNFAVINQKGIDPPSLDLLARAGIIALRRAKRRNMERLVLACGGEAVNSVDDLTPECLGWAGLVNEHVLGEEKYTFVENVKNPHSCTILIKGPNDHTIAQIKDAVRDGLRAVKNTIEDEAVVLGAGAFEVAARQYLVNEVKKTVKGRAQLGVEAFADALLVVPKILAENSGLDTQDVIIELTGEHDKGNVAGLNLHTGEPIDPQMEGIFDNYSVKRQLINSGPVIASQLLLVDEVIRAGRNMRKPS, translated from the exons ATGTCGCTGAAGGTGTTGAATCCGAACGCGGAGGTGGTGAACAAGTCTCATGCTCTTCACATGAACATCAATGCCGCGAAAGGCCTCCAGGATGTGCTCAAAACCAATCTCGGCCCTAAAGGAACTATTAAAAT GCTTGTTGGTGGAGCGGGAGATATTAAGCTCACTAAGGATGGAAACACTCTCCTGAAGGAGATG CAAATACAAAGCCCTACGGCCATAATGATTGCTCGGACTGCTGTTGCTCAAGATGAAACCAGTGGAGATGGTACCACTTCTACTGTTATCTTTATTGGCGAGCTCATGAAACAATCAGAGCGGTACATAGACGAAG GAATGCATCCACGTGTTCTAGTTGATGGATTTGAAATAGCTAAAAGAACAACACTCCAGTTTCTTGAAAAGTTTAAGACTCCTGTAGTCATGGGTGCCGAACCTGATAAAGAGATACTGAAGATGGTGGCAAGAACAGCATTGAGGACAAAG TTGTATGAGTCATTGGCTGACCAACTAACTGACATTGTTGTAAATGCT GTTCTCTGCATCCGCAAGCCTGAAGAGCCTATTGATCTCTTTATGGTTGAGATAATGCATATGCGCCACAAGTTTGATGTAGATACTCGCTTG GTTGAGGGTCTTGTTCTTGACCATGGCTCAAGGCATCCAGATATGAAACGCCGGGCAGAGAATTGTTACATTTTGACTTGTAATGTGTCACTGGAGTATGAGAAAAG TGAAGTAAATGCAGGATTCTTTTACTCAAGTGCGGAACAGAGAGAAGCAATGGTTGCTGCAGAAAGGCGATCTGTTGATGAAAGGGTCCAAAAGATTATTGATTTAAAAAACAAG GTGTGTGCTGACAATGACAGCAATTTCGCTGTCATTAATCAGAAAGGAATTGATCCTCCATCATTGGATCTTCTTGCTCGAGCTGGA ATAATTGCTCTGCGAAGGGCGAAAAGGAGAAATATGGAGAGATTGGTTTTGGCTTGTGGAGGAGAGGCTGTCAATTCAGTCGATGACTTAACCCCTGAGTGCCTTGGTTGGGCTGGCTTGGTCAATGAACATGTACTAGGAGAAGAGAAGTACACGTTCGTGGAAAATGTCAAAAACCCCCACTCCTGTACAATTCTCATTAAAG GGCCAAATGATCATACAATTGCTCAGATTAAGGACGCTGTTCGTGACGGTCTGAGGGCAGTAAAAAATACTATTGAAGACGAAGCTGTTGTACTT GGCGCAGGGGCTTTTGAGGTGGCCGCCAGACAATATCTGGTCAATGAAGTCAAGAAAACCGTTAAAGGA CGTGCTCAACTTGGTGTCGAAGCTTTTGCCGATGCGCTTCTTGTGGTTCCGAAGATACTTGCTGAAAACTCAGGTCTTGACACCCAGGATGTGATAATTGAACTCACG GGAGAACACGATAAGGGTAATGTGGCCGGACTTAATCTTCACACGGGAGAACCGATCGACCCTCAAATGGAGGGCATCTTTGACAATTACTCTGTCAAGCGCCAGCTTATAAACTCCGG GCCTGTGATTGCGTCGCAGCTGCTACTCGTGGACGAGGTGATTCGTGCTGGTCGTAACATGCGTAAACCAAGCTAG
- the LOC121759289 gene encoding tetratricopeptide repeat protein SKI3-like, translating to MALEEEEECDFSDLKQLRESASSNPDDATVRFNLGVVLWEKGERRPELRHKAVEHFMVAAKLNPQNAATFRYLGHYYARVSPEPQRALKCYQRAVALNPDDSDAGEAICDLLDEGGQDNLMIAVCREASEKSARAFWAFRRLGYLQAHHKNWAEAIQSLQQAIRGFPTSADLWETLGLAYGRMGMFTAALKSYGRAVELDDSRIFALVESGNISLMLGSFRKGIEQFQQALIISPHNVSVNYGLASAFLGLAKECVNSGAFRWGASLLEEAAEVSMHVTSLAGNFSCSWKLHGDIQLMYARCNPWTEEARPEQVDEISFKSSVSTWKRTCFIASRNASRSYQRALHLAPWLANAYIDVAIAADVSLSFKESPKDDWSVWPIAEKMCFGGILLEGYNDEFWVALACLSSNAALKQHALVRGLQLDVSLAVAWAYLGKLYRLEGEKKLAQQAFDRARSIEPSLALPWAGMSADADVRKFEQNEAYECCLRAVQISPVADFQIGLAKLALHSSCLSSSEVFAAIQQALLRIPQYPESHNLNGLVCESRSDYQGAVASYRLARYALKYFADETSESHSDNISINLARSLYMAGNASEPVEECEHLRQKGQLDTVGLHIYALCLWRLGKNDMALSATRSLASSILSMEENLAAASISFICRMLYNISGQESAITSILKMPKQLFSSSKISFIVSAIHVLDPNNQLEAVVSSSRSFVTSREDIISMHMLITVGKLLKSGNENSLGIQKGVDHLRKAVHMFPNTSVLRNLLGYLLLSSKEPGYLCLATRCSSLDLSDYQKDDGLKSAYEIVGAGNVACYAIGSPNQKFPLPTCRRQCHSGSGAIQVLQKYLHQEPWNFNARYLLTLNCLQKTRAEKFPQHGCHVVERLTAVALSDQNFSTKDVSRQYQNFQLLLCAAEVNLQQGNNTECFRLLRGALGASLHSTHLFFAHLLLCRAYASEDDFVNLRKEYKYCLELGTYSHIGWICLKFIESRYGLQDDSTVLALKFEDCSKDLKTSWNIWAALFSLVQGLISISLGDFVAAEEFLSQACCVADDESCFFLCHGAICMELARQKCESHYITRAIRSLKKAKDTSSDPLPLVSLLLGQAEASLGSKEKWLVNLRDEWFSWPPENRSAELLFQMHLLSRESSHGGSTMRWILRAIHMNPSCSRYWKFLLKEYDDSQT from the exons ATG GctctggaagaagaagaagaatgcgATTTCTCCGATTTAAAGCAATTGCGAGAATCAGCGAGTTCCAATCCGGATGACGCCACTGTCCGTTTCAATCTG GGGGTGGTGCTATGGGAGAAGGGGGAGAGAAGGCCGGAATTGAGGCATAAAGCGGTGGAGCATTTCATGGTTGCAGCTAAACTCAATCCGCAGAATGCTGCTACATTTAGATACTTAGGTCATTACTATGCTCGCGTTTCGCCTGAGCCGCAACGAGCTCTCAAGTGCTACCAGAGAGCTGTTGCTCTTAATCCTGATGATTCTGATGCCGGA GAAGCAATTTGTGATTtattggatgagggaggccaAGATAACTTGATGATTGCTGTTTGTCGTGAAGCTTCTGAGAAGTCTGCCAGGGCTTTTTGGGCATTCCGTCGGCTGGGATATCTTCAG GCTCATCATAAAAACTGGGCTGAAGCCATACAGAGCCTTCAACAAGCCATACGTGGATTTCCTACTAGCGCTGATTTGTGGGAG ACACTAGGTCTTGCTTATGGACGAATGGGTATGTTTACAGCGGCACTTAAG TCATATGGTAGAGCTGTTGAGTTGGACGACTCGAGGATATTTGCTCTGGTTGAAAGTGGAAATATTTCTTTGATGCTTGGCTCTTTCAGAAAG GGAATTGAGCAATTTCAGCAAGCACTGATAATATCACCACACAATGTGTCCGTAAATTATGGGCTTGCTTCTGCTTTTCTTGGTTTAGCGAAGGAATGTGTCAATTCTGGTGCCTTTAGATGGGGAGCTTCACTTTTAGAG GAAGCAGCTGAAGTTTCCATGCATGTTACATCTTTAGCTGGTAACTTTTCATGTTCATGGAAGCTACATGGAGATATTCAG CTTATGTATGCCAGATGTAACCCATGGACAGAGGAAGCCAGGCCTGAGCAAGTTGATGAGATATCTTTCAAATCTTCTGTCAGTACATGGAAAAGGACCTGCTTCATTGCTTCTAGAAATGCTAGTCGCTCCTATCAGCGTGCTTTGCACTTGGCCCCTTGGCTAGCTAATGCATATATTGATGTTGCCATTGCAGCAGATGTCAGTTTATCTTTTAAGGAATCTCCTAAAGATGATTGGAGTGTTTG GCCTATTGCTGAAAAGATGTGCTTTGGTGGTATATTACTCGAGGGTTACAATGATGAATTTTGGGTTGCATTGGCATGCTTATCCAGTAATGCTGCACTAAAGCAACATGCTTTGGTGCGTGGATTACAATTGGACGTGTCTTTAGCAGTTGCGTGGGCTTACCTTGGGAAG CTCTATAGACTGGAAGGTGAAAAGAAACTGGCCCAACAAGCATTTGACCGTGCTAGAAGTATAGAACCTTCACTTGCATTACCATGGGCAGGCATGTCAGCAGATGCTGATGTTAG AAAGTTTGAGCAGAATGAAGCGTATGAGTGCTGTCTACGGGCTGTACAGATATCCCCG GTTGCAGATTTCCAGATTGGTCTTGCAAAGCTTGCGTTGCATTCAAGTTGCTTGTCATCTTCCGAG GTCTTTGCAGCCATCCAACAGGCGTTGCTGCGTATTCCGCAGTATCCCGAGTCTCACAATTTGAATGGTCTAGTATGTGAATCAAGATCTGATTATCAAGGTGCAGTCGCCTCCTACAGGCTGGCCAGATATGCTCTAAAGTATTTTGCAGATGAAACATCAGAATCTCATTCAGACAATATATCCATCAATTTGGCACGATCACTTTACATG GCTGGAAATGCAAGCGAACCAGTTGAAGAGTGCGAACATTTAAGGCAAAAAG GACAGCTCGACACCGTGGGCCTGCATATATATGCTTTATGTTTATGGAGACTGGGCAAGAATGATATGGCTCTATCTGCAACAAGATCACTTGCTTCAAGCATTTTATCTATGGAAGAAAACCTAGCTGCTGCCTCCATTAGCTTCATCTGTAGGATGCTTTACAACATATCTGGACAGGAATCTGCGATCACAAGCATTTTGAAAATGCCCAAACAACTTTTTAGCAGTTCAAAAATTAGTTTTATTGTTTCTGCTATTCATGTTCTGGACCCAAACAATCAACTTGAGGCAGTTGTTTCGAGCAGCCGTTCCTTTGTTACATCTCGTGAAGACATTATTTCAATGCACATGTTAATTACAGTTGGAAAACTT CTGAAAAGCGGAAACGAAAACTCCCTTGGAATTCAAAAGGGAGTAGATCACCTCAGAAAAGCAGTTCACATGTTCCCTAACACCAGTGTATTGAG AAATCTTCTTGGTTATCTGTTGCTATCAAGCAAAGAACCGGGATATCTCTGTCTTGCAACCCGATGCTCTTCACTGGATTTGTCTGACTATCAAAAGGATGATGGTCTCAAATCAGCATATGAGATCGTTGGTGCTGGAAATGTTGCTTGTTATGCCATTGGAAGTCCAAATCAAAAGTTTCCACTACCGACCTGCAGACGTCAATGCCATTCGGGATCTGGGGCCATTCAAGTGCTGCAAAA GTATTTGCATCAAGAGCCTTGGAACTTCAATGCAAGGTATTTACTTACGCTAAACTGCTTACAGAAGACTCGTGCAGAAAAATTTCCTCAGCATGGTTGCCATGTTGTAGAGCGGCTAACAGCTGTGGCTCTGTCTGATCAAAATTTCTCTACCAAAGATGTATCAAGGCAATATCAGAATTTTCAGCTTCTTCTCTGTGCTGCCGAGGTTAATCTGCAACAAGGCAATAATACTGAATGCTTCAGACTTCTGAGAGGTGCCTTAGGCGCATCACTTCATAGTACCCATCTCTTTTTCGCACATTTGCTACTTTGCCGTGCATATGCCTCTGAGGATGATTTTGTGAACCTGCGCAAAGAATACAAATATTGTTTGGAGCTTGGAACTTATTCTCACATTGGCTGGATTTGTTTGAAGTTTATTGAATCCAGATATGGCCTGCAAGATGATTCTACCGTTTTAGCTCTAAAATTTGAAGATTGCTCCAAAGATCTCAAGACGTCATGGAATATATGGGCGGCTCTGTTTAGTTTGGTGCAGGGTTTGATTTCTATATCGCTTGGTGATTTTGTTGCTGCTGAAGAATTCCTTTCACAAGCATGCTGTGTAGCTGATGACGAGAGTTGTTTCTTTCTTTGTCATG GCGCCATTTGCATGGAGCTTGCCAGACAGAAGTGCGAGTCACATTACATAACACGTGCCATAAGAAGTCTGAAGAAGGCGAAAGATACCTCTTCTGATCCTTTGCCTCTTGTTTCACTGTTGCTGGGTCAAGCAGAAGCAAGCCTTGGCTCAAAAGAAAAGTGGCTCGTCAACCTTCGCGATGAATGGTTTTCTTGGCCTCCAG AAAACCGATCTGCTGAGCTCCTATTTCAAATGCATTTGCTATCTAGAGAGTCTTCTCATGGTGGCAGTACGATGAGATGGATTCTACGAGCCATCCATATGAATCCTTCGTGTTCGAGATATTGGAAGTTCTTGTTAAAGGAGTATGACGACTCTCAAACCTAG
- the LOC121758046 gene encoding zinc finger protein CONSTANS-LIKE 3-like: MKKSCELCKQTARIHCESDQASLCWDCDGKVHSANFLVARHSRNLLCRVCQSPTPWAAAGSRLEATYSACRRCAKGAGGDCEAAEEMTETPWSPPPESSLSGADGGDAAVTRKRGRIENDRPVIIDDLNICAAAEVEDSVCRGMSTREPKSQRVSGGEFEARAEEAARRFRPEEEVVGDEMPNYRARAVDLNLTLGLFNG, translated from the exons ATGAAGAAATCGTGTGAGCTGTGTAAACAAACGGCGCGGATTCACTGTGAGTCGGACCAGGCTAGCTTATGCTGGGACTGCGACGGAAAAGTGCACTCCGCCAATTTTCTGGTGGCGCGGCATTCGAGAAACCTCCTCTGCCGCGTCTGCCAGTCTCCGACGCCGTGGGCCGCCGCCGGCTCCAGGCTCGAGGCCACCTACTCAGCCTGCCGGAGGTGCGCCAAGGGAGCCGGCGGCGACTGCGAAGCGGCGGAGGAAATGACGGAGACGCCGTGGTCGCCGCCGCCGGAGAGCTCTCTCAGCGGCGCCGACGGCGGGGATGCCGCAGTGACGAGGAAACGCGGCAGGATAGAGAATGACCGTCCTGTTATTATT GATGATTTAaatatatgtgcggcggcggaggtggaggATTCTGTATGCAGAGGAATGTCGACGAGAGAACCGAAGTCACAAAGAGTGAGTGGCGGTGAGTTTGAAGCTAGAGCCGAGGAGGCGGCGAGGAGATTCCGGCCGGAAGAAGAGGTTGTCGGCGATGAAATGCCGAATTATCGCGCTAGAGCCGTTGATCTGAATTTGACGTTGGGGCTTTTCAATGGTTGA
- the LOC121759104 gene encoding receptor-like protein EIX2, with protein sequence MQREREREALLSFKNGLIDEYDNLLSWRSDDCCKWHGVECSNTTGHIITLQLDHVNLRGDAEVRCIESEREALLSFKNGLIDERGQLPELQVLDLSHNSLEGLVPQSFSQLSKLQNLVALQMHGNNLSGELPHSLRVCQKLRFMDVGGNKLTGEIPTWIGQMYKMQFLNLRGNKFHGSIPSQICNLTDIQVVDLSINNLVSIIPNCFNNFTQLQSFGASTYAGNDGRCGDPLPKCPEDSSRPSISNPGGSMKEKHHNNFSFMEEVGISMTFGFIFGFWGVFGSFLLKKSWRIAFFNLFDDAGDWFYVKIVVFVSKWK encoded by the exons atgcagagagagagagagagagaagctctTCTAAGCTTCAAGAATGGCCTCATCGATGAGTACGACAATCTCTTATCATGGAGAAGCGACGATTGCTGCAAATGGCATGGTGTTGAGTGCAGCAACACCACTGGCCATATCATCACCCTCCAACTCGACCATGTAAATTTGAGGG GAGATGCAGAAGTGAGATGCatagagagtgagagagaagcTCTTCTAAGCTTCAAGAATGGCCTCATCGATGAGCGTG GCCAACTCCCCGAGCTTCAAGTTCTTGATCTTTCTCATAATTCTTTGGAGGGTTTAGTTCCTCAAAGCTTTAGCCAACTCTCGAAGCTTCAA AACTTAGTTGCACTGCAGATGCATGGTAATAATTTATCTGGTGAATTGCCTCACAGTTTGAGAGTGTGCCAGAAATTGAGATTCATGGATGTTGGAGGGAACAAGTTAACAGGAGAGATCCCAACTTGGATTGGCCAGATGTATAAAAtgcaatttcttaatcttcgtggaAATAAATTTCATGGCAGTATTCCTTCCCAGATATGCAATCTTACTGATATTCAAGTTGTGGATCTGTCCATAAATAACTTGGTCTCAATAATACCTAATTGCTTCAACAATTTTACTCAACTTCAAAGCTTCGGTGCATCCACTTATGCCGGGAATGATGGACGTTGTGGCGACCCTCTGCCTAAGTGCCCCGAAGATAGCTCGAGGCCATCCATCTCTAATCCAGGAGGAAGCATGAAAGAGAAACACCACAACAACTTCTCATTTATGGAAGAAGTTGGCATATCAATGACCTTTGGTTTTATCTTTGGATTTTGGGGAGTTTTTGGTTCATTCTTACTAAAGAAATCATGGAGAATTGCATTCTTTAACTTGTTTGATGATGCTGGAGATTGGTTCTACGTCAAGATTGTTGTGTTTGTATCCAAATGGAAATAA